The following nucleotide sequence is from Candidatus Methanoperedens sp..
GGATGCGGTAAAATCGCCTGTTCTAAAAGAGATTGAAAAGGCTGCGCAGGAATTGAACCTTAATCCGGTAGTAGAAGCCGATAAAGCCCACCCGAAATCCTGGTGGGTGGTGAGCGGCAGGGTGCTTGTGGACAGGAAAGCCCCTAAATCCGTTATGGCAAAGCAGATTGCACAGAATATAAATAAGATACGGGGACAAAAATGATAGACCTGCACACACATTCCACTTTCAGCGACGGCGA
It contains:
- a CDS encoding signal recognition particle protein Srp19; this translates as MLNEKNKLVIWPLYLDATKSRAEGRILSMKDAVKSPVLKEIEKAAQELNLNPVVEADKAHPKSWWVVSGRVLVDRKAPKSVMAKQIAQNINKIRGQK